The DNA region ACTCGGCAGTCAGCACTCCACCAGAAGCTGCTGTTTGGCACAGTGATGACACAATCATCAGCACTTCGCCGGATTCTGTGACACTCAACTCAAAGGACACGCCGACAGCTTTGATCAAAGGATCAAAGGTTAGGGTGTTAACTCGAGGATCAATGTGCAGGGTTGATACCAGTATCGATGTGCAGGAACGCGACAAGGTTCGTGCCTGTGTGCATTCAGAGCCGAGGAGACTTGAACCGGAGGCGTCACCCTGATCTTCTAAAAGATTGGAACGTTGCAGAACGAAACATCAGCTAGATTTCACATAGCAGATGAAAAGCAAGCTAGATGGCAAAGGTTCTTAAAATTTAGTCTAGATAATTTAAAAACCGATCTCTAAATGGATCAGACTCTACATTTAAATAATTCCACACTTATATAATTTTGAGCTAAACACGTATAAGAGTCATGATCCATTACCACCTTGCAAGCATAACAAAACTGTACAAAATGATCTTTGCCTGAAGAAATTTTTATTAGACTTAGGTTAGGACTTACGAGTACGAGCTAACGAACGAACTGCCTGACACACACATTAGCCAGCGAAATTACAACGCGATATGTTTCACTTCACATGAACACGACTACTCTccgtctctccctctcttcaccGCTCTGCCGCACTTTCACTTCATCGAGGCTATGAAACAAGACGGGACTTTTATACAGGTTTACGGCAAAAAGAAGGAGAGCTTCGCTACTAGCTGCTGCTCCGGATCGTGCCTACTTCCTGCTGAAGAGAGTGCGCAGCCTGCCGCGGTCCAGCTTCTCCAGCAGCTTCTTCGCGCCGGCGACGTCCTTCTCCGAGAGCTTCTTCAGGTACCCGATGGCGCCGTGCGAGATCATCAGCCTCCTGCACCGCTTGCTCGCCGACAGCGCCAGCAGGCAGGAGATGGCGTACTTCTTCGCCGTGTTCTGGGGGCTCGGGTCCAGCAGCTGCACCAGGTTCGGCACGCTCTTCTCGTCCTTCTTGACGTCCCGCGCGTTCGGGGGGTACCCCATCAGGGTCGCCACCGCCTGCGCCGCGGCCTCGCGTGCGCCGTTCGACTTGGCCTCCAGCAGCCGCACCAGCAGCGGCATGCACCCGTGCTCGCCCACCACCCGCTtcatgtccgtcgagctggAGACCTTGCAGATGGCTGCCGCGGCAGCCTGCTGGGCGCCCACGGAGCCCTCTCGGAGCACGTGGACGAGGCGCGGGAGCACGCACAGCGACACCAGGCTGTCCGGCGAGATggcggtgacgaggttccggagCGCGGCGACGGGGGATTCCTGCGGCAGCGGCCCGTCGATGTACGCGAGCAGGCTGCGCAGGCCGCCCTCGGACACGACGGCGCGCCGTAGGTTGTCGTTGCTTGACGTCAGGTTCTGCAGGCACTCCGCGGCGTACTCCTTGGAGCCGGGCACGACGCCGGAGTCGAGCAGGTTGATCATGACGCGCACCACGCCTTCCTCGGCCAGCGCCTGCCGGACTTCCGGCACCGCGGAGATGTTCTTGAGCGCTCCGGCCGCGGCGGACTGCGAGATGGAGTCCCCGGTCTGGCAGACGTCGATGAGCGGGCGAACGCCGCTGTGGCCGACGATCGCACGGGCAATGTCGGGCGACATGGACAGCCGTTGCAGCGTGATGACGGCCTTCTCCCGCCCGACAAGGCTGCCGGACTCGGCCAGCCGGAtgagcggcggcagcgcgccTTCTGACATAAGCTTGCCCTCGCAGCTGCCGGACTCGGCGAGCAAGCAGAGGACAGTCGCCGCCTTCTCCCTGACCTTGGGCGCCGTCGCCGTGAGCAGCTGCACCAGCGCAGCCACGTTGCCACGGCCGAGCGCCGACAACACGCTCTCCTCGTTCTCGCACAGAGCGTCAAGCAGCCCGTCCACCGCCCGGTGCTTCGCCTCCGCGTGCCCAATCTGCAGCCTGGCAAGCAGCTCCCGCACATCCGTctgcgcgccgcccgctgccgccgTGGCCTCAGCCTGGGCCGCCGGAACCGTCGCGTCGGACAGCACACCGGTCTTGACAAGAAGGGCGCAGTCCCGGAGGTTGAGGTCCAGCTTCCCGGCAAGCGCGTCGAGGTCGCTCTGCATCTGCAGCTTCCCGGCCTTCGGGGGCTCGCTGCAGCGCGCGCCGAGCTCGGCAGCCTCTGCAAGCGTGGCGGCCACCGACTGCAGCAGTTCCTGGCAGAGCGAGTTCTTGGAGAAGCAGGGGTGGCTGGACAGGTCCGACAGGCACGGCGGCACCCGCTCCAGCCTCGCCGCGATGGCCTTCCACCGCCCGCCGAAGCCGGTCGCtgcgcgagcggcggccagggctgGTGGCACCAGCCCCCGCGCCCGATCGAGCAGCTCCTCCGCCGTCGCGtcgccggccgcggccgggCAGCTCCGCGAGCTCATATCTTGGCCGCTACAGCACCTCAGCTCGTGACCTGCAAGTACTCACACCAGACGGATTAGTGCTCACTACTCACTGACTCTTTGCCACAGAAGCGCAAAAGACAAATCTTGGAAAAGAGCAAGCGGAGAAGAAGCTGGAAGGAGACACAGCATGGAAACGCCGGCTATTTTAAGCGAATCAAAAATCCATCTAGGACTAGTCTAGGAAAGCTCCAGAAAACCATACGCCCCACCGAGCTGCTCACCCCTGATACTGATCATTTCTTGCTTGGGCTGGACGATTGGTACGTCGAATTGAGAGGCGTAAATGCGGTGACCACAGCCACAAAATTATGAGCTGGTACGAAGGCGCTATCGAAATTTCGCAAGCTTTCCAAACGGCGAGTCTGGCATTTCAAAAATTGACTCGAGGAATGATGACTGGGTAGGTGACGAGTGAATGCGAACTcacaaaaagaaagagaaaatgcAGGAGGAATGTCCAAGCGCCACGAGTGGAATAGAATGCACCTCCATCCAAATTCAAAACAGAGTGACCACAGACCAATGCAATCTAGTTCTTCTGAGCCAGAGAAAACtttgttttaaaaaaaaaactcattTGGTTTGCATTAGTGGAGCTACTGGCACTCTTTTTCAAAATATCAAACTACTAATTAACTTGATTATCAGAGGTGGTGGTGGGTTCCACCCGTGAAGAACGCGTGGTTTAAAGCGACAACAGAATGTTTAAGATCGGCCCCGCTATAAAAAGGGGGTAAGATTTGGGTGCTCATGATTTTCACATTACTTTCTCGTATTCAAGTCCAAAGATCTCGCACTTTCATCACACAAAAGAATCATGGCGAAATAATTGCGCAGGGAACGTATCGTAGACGAACCGAGTCCTCTGGAAAGATGAACGCAAAATCTCACTCTGATGCTTCCCCTAAAGCTTTTGCCATGAGCCCTGACCTACCACGCATGCATGCAAAGTAAGATCAAAAGAAATGCTTTGGCTGGAGGTTAAGAAATGACGGTCGCCATGGCCCATGGGGCTTAATAACCTCATGATAAACAAAGAAAAGGGAAGCTACTCGTGCTAAATGACCTACAGTGCGGAATGACGcgcgggcccacctgtcatAGCCGGCGGCACAACCACCGAACCACGCGTGCGAGCCGCGACCTGTGTCACACGTCGCCTTTTTCGTGGCAACCAACCACTTTTCTCGCACGAATTAAAGGCTGTGTGGCTCGTGCTCGTGGCAAACTGGAAAAAATGGTGGTGGGTGCAGCCGTGCATGCGGCGCACGGGACTGGGCCCACGCCGTCGGGTCCCGCTCGCAGTTGGTTGGACCGCCTCGGCGGCCCGGGGAATCCAAGGAAATGACCGAGCCCAAACCCCAGAGCATACAGCGCCTCGGGGCGCGCAGGTGGCGCGCCCGCCGGTCATTGGGCTGTGCTCCTCCGCTGCTGGGGCAGTTTGGTCATTTGACAGCTAATGCCGTGAGGACGCCGGCGTCGGCGCGACGGCGCCGGTAGAGACGAGGATTTCGTCTGCGTTTTCCTAGCCTTTTGCCTTTTCCTAGCAAGTGCCACAAGAGAAAGGATCTTTTCTCTTGTGATTTTTTAGAAGCGAGGCAAATTCTCAAACTCTCGACTCGCTCGGCGTCGGTCAACCCAAGGACGATCCATCGCGATTTCTAGGAAATTCGAGAGACCTTCTGCGGAGATCAACCCGTGCAGTTGCATAGTGGAGAAAGCAAGGCGGAAGGCAGCAGCCAGAGGGCCAGTAGGAAGAGCGTAGGCCTGGCTTGGAAGCACAAAAATGGAGCAAAGGACAAGGCGCGATCGAGAACGAAGAGTAAAACACCGAACACGGAAATCACACAAGAGAGCCAAGTCCTGGGGGCCTGGGGTTTACCTCTCTCACCGACGATTTCGCTTCCGCCGGCCGCGTCACAGCTCGACGCCCCTCCTCGTCCGCCGCCACCCCTtcccgtcctcctcctcctcctcccggcgaCGATCGCCGCGGCGCAGAGCCCAAACAGAGCTAGTGCGGCTGCAATCAGGATGCCAATCATCAATCAAACGCCCGTCTCCCTAGAGCACCCTGCATGTCCGCATGATGGAGAGAAGATGGAGCAAAGTAGGGAGGGGAAGATTGGGGAATCATGAGCACACGCACCACTAGCaccacctccgcctccgccgcctcttgTAGCTGCCCCGGACAGGTCTGGCCAGCGAGCGAGCGAGTCGTTGGGGGCAATTTATTCCGGTGGTGGGCTGATACAGGTCGGCCGCTGCTCCGAGCAGAGGTTTTGAATTCAGGGCGCCCCGGGCCGTCGGATCGGGGCGTGGGTCCCGGGTGACGGGCGCTGGGGATCGGGGACTCGGCGGCTGTGGGATCCGACCGTTTGAGGCTGCTGCGGCGGGGCACGCACACGCACCAGAGGATTTTGAAATGGAGCAGTGCCGGTTGCGCTGCGACGCGTACTTGGTGCGCTGCGCAGCGCTGGCTCGCTGGTCGCCCTCCCTCGGCGCCACCCCTCCGCTACTTTTTACGCCTTTCTCGCTGACATTCGCTGCTGCAGCCGGGCGAGAGGTCAGGGTACGACGATTTTTCttctttgaaaaaaaaatcaggTTGCTGTACATGAACTGTACTGTACTTGCTTGAGCTCCAATATTTTTGAATCTGGTCGCTGCATCATTTGATCGGAAGGGGATGGGCATGATTTCCTGGAtcagggggagagagagagagagagagaggggttcGCGTGGTCCATACGGAAACGGAGGGGATCCGCGTCATCTCCTTTGTTTTTTTGGCGAGACTGCAGCAACGTGTAAAACTTGAGTGATCTCACGTAATTTGATGTGGCGCCGTGCCCGTGGTGGCAAGCAAAACCATCGCAGATTCGATTTCAAGATCAAAACTCGCGGGTTTCTCAAGGACGCATTTCGAATAGCTACCAGATCCATCGTTGTTGGATCATGTCTGAATTGTCGCAACAAGCTTCGCTCCAGCATCGGCCCCCTCGCCCTTCACTGCGCAGCACGGCCCAGATGCAGAAGGGGGAACGTGACCCTCCTCCCCGCTGTCCCTTTTGCTTGCAACCGAACCAGCCTTTATCCAACATGCCAGCGGCCTCACGGCGAACCGAGTGAGTACCTGTACCACAGGGTACAGAATACAGGCTGCGTCGACCGCAACCACATCCAGCTGCCAGCATTTAAACAGCTGTTGAGCTATTGTGTGCATGCAAGGACGCACGGCAGTAGCGTCTCACATGGCTCCTGCAAGGTTACAAGGGAGGCTTGGCGATTTCATGCCGCTGAGATCGAAAGAATACAAGATTGCTCAGGTCAGGGTGTTCTTGCTTCGGCAGCAAATGAATGGTTAGCGAGCTGTTCCTGTTCATGCTGAATGGCATTGAACAGGCTCGGGGAAATCCTCGTCCAATAGTCTCTTGCCTTTGCCACTGGCCGGTAGTATTCTCAATGTTCTATTGAAGAAAACCGCCACGTTTTATAGTTTTAGCTGCATAAGAAATAGCTGTTGTGAATTTGACCTGGTCTTCCACTCCTTCAAAAGAATGATCACACCTTGGTATCCATCTGCATGATGGAAAGAGAACTACTCTTTAGTTTAGAATCATGTGAGAAAGTGCTATTTTACACTCACAAAAGATACGAGTGCCAATAATGAGCTCTCCCCGAACTCCAAACCAGGCAATAGCTGAATACGACTACAGCGGCACATGATACA from Panicum hallii strain FIL2 chromosome 9, PHallii_v3.1, whole genome shotgun sequence includes:
- the LOC112872586 gene encoding ARM REPEAT PROTEIN INTERACTING WITH ABF2 translates to MSSRSCPAAAGDATAEELLDRARGLVPPALAAARAATGFGGRWKAIAARLERVPPCLSDLSSHPCFSKNSLCQELLQSVAATLAEAAELGARCSEPPKAGKLQMQSDLDALAGKLDLNLRDCALLVKTGVLSDATVPAAQAEATAAAGGAQTDVRELLARLQIGHAEAKHRAVDGLLDALCENEESVLSALGRGNVAALVQLLTATAPKVREKAATVLCLLAESGSCEGKLMSEGALPPLIRLAESGSLVGREKAVITLQRLSMSPDIARAIVGHSGVRPLIDVCQTGDSISQSAAAGALKNISAVPEVRQALAEEGVVRVMINLLDSGVVPGSKEYAAECLQNLTSSNDNLRRAVVSEGGLRSLLAYIDGPLPQESPVAALRNLVTAISPDSLVSLCVLPRLVHVLREGSVGAQQAAAAAICKVSSSTDMKRVVGEHGCMPLLVRLLEAKSNGAREAAAQAVATLMGYPPNARDVKKDEKSVPNLVQLLDPSPQNTAKKYAISCLLALSASKRCRRLMISHGAIGYLKKLSEKDVAGAKKLLEKLDRGRLRTLFSRK